A DNA window from Streptomyces sp. B21-083 contains the following coding sequences:
- a CDS encoding pyridoxamine 5'-phosphate oxidase family protein: MTAADPHSGGPRSSEQRRREALERLAKDIDVWVATADATGEPCLVPLAYWWDGESVWLATRDTNPTGRNLISSGRVRLSFGHTRDVVLIHGTARMLPREELPAGVGDAFTAKDGWDPREDHASYVWFQVTPQVLQAWGTVPEMAGRTLMRDGKWLDLDD, encoded by the coding sequence ATGACAGCAGCTGACCCCCACTCCGGCGGCCCCCGCAGCTCCGAGCAGCGCAGACGCGAGGCGCTCGAACGCCTCGCCAAGGACATCGACGTCTGGGTCGCCACGGCCGACGCCACCGGCGAGCCCTGTCTGGTCCCGCTCGCCTACTGGTGGGACGGCGAGTCGGTGTGGCTGGCCACCCGCGACACCAACCCGACCGGCCGCAACCTGATCTCCTCGGGCCGGGTCCGGCTCTCCTTCGGCCACACCCGCGACGTCGTCCTGATCCACGGCACCGCCCGCATGCTGCCCCGCGAGGAGCTGCCCGCCGGCGTGGGCGACGCCTTCACCGCGAAGGACGGCTGGGACCCGCGCGAGGACCATGCCTCCTACGTCTGGTTCCAGGTCACCCCGCAGGTGCTACAGGCGTGGGGGACGGTGCCCGAGATGGCCGGCCGAACCCTCATGCGCGACGGGAAGTGGCTGGACCTGGACGACTGA